In Acidobacteriota bacterium, the following are encoded in one genomic region:
- a CDS encoding TatD family hydrolase — translation MFIDSHAHIDGQIYDEDRTAILARAAEVGIELILEICNGDLEQGSLEKGLALADAHPHIYAAVGVHPHDARLYDDELEARLRQMCEHPKVLAWGEIGLDYYYDHSPRDVQRAVFVRQMERARERNLPILLHIRDADEDTIELLREHWSDRDNRAGIFHCFSGSPELAKAGLELGFLISFSGNLTFKNAQPLRDIATSLPLESILIETDCPYLAPVPYRGKRNEPSYVIEVARQLAELHQTTIEEIGRITTANFKRLFGLSSESRL, via the coding sequence ATGTTTATTGACTCACACGCCCACATTGACGGGCAAATCTATGATGAAGACCGCACCGCCATCCTGGCTCGTGCGGCTGAGGTTGGGATTGAGTTGATCCTTGAAATCTGCAACGGCGATTTAGAGCAAGGATCGCTCGAAAAAGGGCTGGCGCTGGCTGATGCCCATCCGCACATTTACGCTGCGGTTGGGGTGCATCCGCACGATGCCCGGCTCTACGATGATGAACTCGAAGCCCGCCTCCGCCAGATGTGCGAGCATCCCAAAGTGCTGGCGTGGGGCGAAATCGGGCTGGATTACTACTATGACCATTCGCCACGCGACGTGCAGCGAGCCGTGTTTGTCCGGCAAATGGAACGCGCCCGCGAGCGGAACCTCCCGATTTTGTTGCACATCCGCGATGCGGATGAGGACACGATAGAGCTACTTCGCGAGCATTGGAGTGATCGAGATAACCGGGCTGGGATTTTCCATTGCTTCAGTGGTTCACCTGAACTTGCCAAAGCCGGGTTGGAACTGGGGTTTCTGATTTCGTTTTCCGGGAACCTGACCTTTAAAAATGCCCAACCGTTGCGCGACATCGCCACATCGCTCCCACTTGAGTCCATCCTGATTGAAACCGACTGCCCGTATCTGGCGCCGGTTCCATATCGCGGGAAGCGCAACGAACCATCCTACGTGATCGAAGTCGCCCGCCAACTGGCCGAACTCCACCAGACAACCATTGAAGAAATTGGCCGCATCACCACCGCCAATTTTAAACGGTTGTTTGGTCTCAGTTCAGAGTCCCGCCTTTAG
- a CDS encoding TatD family hydrolase, with amino-acid sequence MKLIDIGINLTHRSFESDRELVLKRAQEAGVTTLILTGTSVKGSREALRLVQHHPHILFSTAGVHPHDARHCTEETIETLRKMAESPEVVAIGECGLDYNRDFSPRPDQNRWFEAQIQLASEVKKPLFLHERDAHAAFVHILKPYRDQFTAGVVHCFTGTEAELKAYLDLDLHIGITGWICDERRGQHLQKLVKLVPLNRSEGSGFRVPGSGFRVPGSGFRVPGSGFRVPGSGFSNVSLFCPFCPFCPFHLFRCFP; translated from the coding sequence ATGAAACTGATTGATATTGGAATCAATTTAACCCATCGCTCATTTGAGTCTGATCGGGAACTGGTTTTAAAACGCGCCCAGGAAGCTGGTGTAACGACTCTGATCTTGACCGGAACCAGCGTTAAGGGCAGCCGTGAGGCGCTTCGTCTAGTACAGCATCACCCGCATATCTTATTTTCCACGGCAGGAGTTCATCCACACGATGCTCGCCACTGCACCGAGGAAACGATTGAGACGTTGCGAAAAATGGCCGAATCACCTGAGGTCGTGGCGATTGGGGAATGCGGTCTGGATTACAACCGTGACTTTTCACCACGCCCGGACCAGAACCGCTGGTTTGAAGCCCAGATTCAGCTTGCCTCCGAAGTCAAAAAACCTTTGTTTTTGCACGAACGCGACGCCCATGCCGCCTTCGTCCACATTCTGAAGCCGTATCGTGACCAGTTCACCGCCGGAGTGGTTCACTGCTTTACGGGCACGGAAGCAGAATTAAAAGCTTACCTGGACCTCGATTTACACATTGGCATCACAGGTTGGATTTGTGACGAACGACGCGGCCAGCACCTGCAAAAGCTTGTGAAACTGGTACCGCTCAATCGGTCAGAGGGTTCCGGGTTCCGGGTTCCGGGTTCCGGGTTCCGGGTTCCGGGTTCCGGGTTCCGGGTTCCGGGTTCCGGGTTCCGGGTTCCGGGTTCCGGGTTTTCGAATGTAAGTCTCTTTTGTCCTTTTTGTCCTTTTTGTCCTTTTCATCTTTTTCGTTGTTTTCCCTGA
- a CDS encoding inositol-3-phosphate synthase, with the protein MTDIQTKKSSQAVNIPAATGKLGVLLVGLGAVSTTFIAGVEAIRRGTAQPIGSLTQMASIRLGKRTEGRNPRIKDFVPLAELDDLVFGAWDIFEDSAYDAAVHAGVLERTQLDQLKPALEAINPMPAVFDQHYVKRLNGTNIKQGANKLDLAQQLIADIEDFRQKNDCSRLVLVWCASTEVFLQPDPVHDTIASFEQAMKDNHPAIAPSMIYAYAALKCKVPFANGAPNLTVDLPAIQQLAAENLVPICGKDFKTGQTFMKTLLAPGLKSRMLGLHGWYSTNILGNRDGEVLDDPESFKTKEESKLSVLEYILQPELYPELYKDFSHVVRINYYPPRGDNKEGWDNIDIFGWLGYPMQIKINFLCRDSILAAPIVLDLALFLDLAQRVGMKGIQEWLSFYFKSPMTAPGLYPEHDIFIQLMKLKNTLRDLRGEELITHLGKEYYD; encoded by the coding sequence ATGACCGATATACAAACCAAAAAAAGTAGCCAGGCTGTGAATATTCCCGCCGCAACGGGGAAGCTTGGCGTGTTGCTGGTTGGATTGGGCGCCGTGAGTACGACGTTCATCGCTGGCGTTGAAGCCATCCGACGTGGGACGGCCCAGCCAATTGGATCACTGACCCAAATGGCATCTATCCGCCTTGGAAAACGAACCGAAGGGCGCAACCCTCGCATTAAAGACTTTGTTCCCCTGGCCGAACTTGATGATCTGGTGTTTGGGGCCTGGGATATTTTTGAAGACTCCGCCTATGATGCCGCTGTTCATGCCGGCGTTTTGGAACGGACCCAACTTGATCAATTGAAACCGGCTCTGGAAGCCATCAACCCTATGCCAGCCGTGTTTGACCAGCATTATGTGAAACGGCTGAACGGAACCAACATCAAACAGGGCGCCAACAAGCTTGACCTGGCCCAGCAGTTGATCGCCGATATCGAAGACTTTCGCCAGAAAAACGATTGTTCCCGTCTGGTTCTGGTCTGGTGTGCCTCAACCGAGGTGTTCCTCCAACCGGACCCGGTCCACGACACAATTGCCAGTTTTGAACAGGCAATGAAAGACAATCACCCGGCAATTGCCCCGTCAATGATCTATGCCTATGCCGCACTCAAGTGCAAAGTGCCATTTGCCAACGGGGCGCCAAACCTGACGGTTGACCTGCCAGCGATTCAGCAACTTGCGGCTGAAAACCTGGTGCCGATTTGCGGCAAGGACTTCAAAACCGGTCAGACCTTTATGAAGACCCTGCTGGCACCGGGCCTGAAATCACGGATGCTGGGCCTGCACGGCTGGTATTCGACCAACATCCTGGGCAACCGCGACGGCGAAGTTCTCGATGATCCGGAATCATTCAAAACCAAGGAAGAATCCAAACTGTCGGTGCTGGAATATATTCTGCAGCCGGAACTCTATCCGGAATTGTACAAGGATTTTTCACACGTGGTGCGGATTAACTATTACCCGCCTCGCGGTGATAACAAAGAAGGCTGGGATAACATTGATATCTTCGGCTGGCTCGGCTACCCGATGCAGATCAAAATCAATTTTCTGTGCCGGGATTCGATTCTGGCGGCACCGATTGTTCTGGATCTGGCTTTGTTCCTTGACCTTGCCCAACGTGTTGGAATGAAAGGAATTCAGGAATGGCTGAGTTTCTATTTCAAGAGCCCGATGACAGCACCGGGTCTCTATCCTGAGCATGATATTTTCATTCAATTGATGAAGCTCAAGAACACCCTCCGTGACCTGCGCGGTGAAGAACTCATCACGCACTTAGGGAAAGAATACTACGATTAG
- a CDS encoding thymidine phosphorylase — MRTPVEINQLKRDGHTLSSDDILNLINAYTRDEVPDYQLAAFLMAVCCRGMVTEEIQALTNAMLHSGVVLDFSDIPGIKVDKHSTGGVGDKTSLVLAPLVAAAGIPVPMISGRGLGHSGGTLDKLESIPGFQTGLSLTEFRRLLSTIGVGLIGQTLEIAPADRKLYALRGATGTVESIPLITGSIMSKKLAEGIDALVLDVKCGNGAFMKTTERALELARSLIATGEGMGKRVTALVTDMNQPLGWSVGNALEVIEAQEMLRGNLVGRFAQLTLELAAHMIQLGSDTPYLKQARDQAVELITSGKAMEKWQQIIEAQGGDPRVTEDETRLPQAAHQKIIRAEKSGILTAIETEAVGWASLLLGAGRLQLSSPIDPAVGIRIHVERGAEMKAGDPLCTLYYNDSTKLALAEERLKTVFTIVPGADEFHRTTLAPEWFVVQ, encoded by the coding sequence ATGAGAACTCCAGTCGAAATCAACCAGCTCAAACGCGACGGCCACACGTTGTCTTCGGACGACATCCTCAATCTTATCAATGCTTACACCCGCGATGAGGTGCCCGATTATCAACTCGCGGCGTTTCTGATGGCAGTGTGTTGCCGTGGGATGGTCACCGAGGAAATCCAGGCGCTGACCAATGCCATGCTTCATTCAGGTGTGGTGCTTGATTTTTCGGATATTCCGGGAATCAAAGTTGATAAACACAGCACTGGTGGTGTGGGGGATAAAACGTCACTGGTACTGGCACCGCTTGTGGCTGCGGCTGGAATTCCCGTTCCAATGATTAGCGGTCGTGGACTTGGCCATAGCGGCGGGACACTGGACAAACTGGAATCCATCCCAGGTTTTCAAACCGGGCTGTCGTTGACTGAATTCCGCCGCCTGCTCTCAACCATCGGCGTTGGGTTGATTGGACAAACGCTGGAAATCGCCCCGGCTGATCGCAAGCTCTACGCGTTACGTGGCGCCACCGGGACGGTTGAATCCATCCCGCTCATTACCGGCAGCATTATGAGCAAAAAGCTCGCCGAAGGAATTGATGCCCTGGTGCTAGACGTCAAATGCGGCAACGGTGCCTTTATGAAAACAACCGAACGGGCGCTGGAACTGGCCCGCTCGCTGATTGCCACTGGCGAAGGAATGGGAAAACGGGTGACAGCGCTGGTGACTGATATGAATCAACCACTCGGTTGGTCGGTCGGCAATGCCCTCGAAGTCATCGAAGCCCAGGAAATGCTGCGTGGTAACCTCGTTGGACGGTTTGCCCAACTGACCCTGGAACTGGCGGCTCATATGATTCAACTGGGGAGTGATACCCCCTACTTGAAACAGGCCCGCGACCAGGCAGTTGAACTCATTACCTCCGGCAAAGCCATGGAAAAATGGCAGCAGATTATTGAAGCCCAGGGCGGTGATCCGCGCGTGACCGAAGACGAAACACGATTGCCCCAGGCAGCCCATCAAAAAATTATTCGAGCTGAAAAAAGCGGCATCCTCACTGCAATTGAAACCGAAGCTGTCGGGTGGGCCTCACTTCTGCTCGGAGCTGGGCGGTTACAACTCAGTTCACCGATTGACCCGGCAGTCGGTATTCGCATTCACGTCGAACGTGGCGCTGAAATGAAAGCCGGTGATCCACTCTGCACGCTGTATTACAATGACAGCACCAAACTGGCGCTGGCGGAAGAACGCCTCAAAACAGTCTTTACCATTGTTCCTGGCGCTGATGAATTTCATCGTACAACCCTGGCTCCAGAATGGTTTGTCGTTCAGTAA